A genomic stretch from Lathyrus oleraceus cultivar Zhongwan6 chromosome 2, CAAS_Psat_ZW6_1.0, whole genome shotgun sequence includes:
- the LOC127123322 gene encoding uncharacterized protein LOC127123322: MKRDWANLDSLALNLILEKSIEPTYHIWFGSVCKNWHSVSKLNHHYNIQFRSNMLPMLMIPSEKSAEKRKLYSVVANRVYPFELTMLNKKRCCGSSYGWLATVDADNIITWVNPFKDVAPIILPWIDIYMQYKDCEFNIHKVTLSVDPITSPDDYVVAAIYTNRGVLAFIKAGQEVWTYIQENDHFGFIDITFYKGLVYAVDRWKKLSLLNFVIQGELWMVRRFITREEDNINKGTKNFHVFKLVLDDKGEKLIHLLKLESLGDNILFVGDGDSTSISASYFSNSLQKDLIYYSDNYFDDEPNPYPEGPFDLGIYNVKWESFDLHCHYKSYFKAMSPPIWVVPPFQ; the protein is encoded by the exons ATGAAGCGAGATTGGGCAAACTTAGATTCCCTTGCTCTGAATTTGATTCTTGAGAAGTCAATAGAACCAACCTATCACATTTGGTTTGGTTCTGTCTGCAAAAATTGGCACTCAGTTTCAAAGCTTAATCATCACTACAACATCCAATTTAGAAGTAATATGCTGCCTATGCTAATGATCCCTTCAGAGAAGAGCGCAGAGAAGCGAAAATTGTATAGTGTTGTAGCAAATAGAGTGTATCCCTTTGAGTTGACGATGCTTAACAAAAAGAGATGTTGTGGCTCAAGCTATGGATGGCTTGCAACAGTGGATGCAGATAATATCATAACATGGGTGAATCCTTTTAAAGATGTAGCTCCTATTATTTTACCATGGATTGATATTTATATGCAATATAAAGACTGCGAATTTAACATTCATAAGGTTACTTTGTCTGTGGACCCTATTACAAGTCCAGATGATTATGTTGTTGCAGCAATTTATACTAATCGTGGTGTTTTAGCTTTTATCAAAGCTGGACAAGAGGTTTGGACATACATCCAAGAAAACGACCATTTTGGTTTCATTGATATTACATTCTACAAGGGTTTGGTTTACGCGGTAGATCGTTGGAAAAAATTGTCTCTTTTGAACTTTGTTATTCAA GGAGAGTTGTGGATGGTAAGAAGGTTTATAACTAGAGAGGAAGACAATATAAACAAAGGTACTAAAAATTTCCATGTATTTAAATTGGTATTAGACGATAAAGGTGAGAAGCTTATTCATTTGTTGAAACTTGAGAGTTTGGGAGATAATATTTTATTTGTGGGTGACGGTGATTCAACGTCTATATCAGCTTCATATTTCTCAAATTCTTTACAAAAAGATTTAATCTATTATTCTGATAATTATTTTGACGATGAACCTAATCCTTATCCTGAAGGTCCTTTTGATTTAGGAATCTATAATGTTAAATGGGAAAGTTTCGACCTTCATTGTCATTACAAATCTTACTTCAAAGCTATGTCACCTCCTATATGGGTTGTGCCACCATTTCAATGA